One Oncorhynchus masou masou isolate Uvic2021 chromosome 18, UVic_Omas_1.1, whole genome shotgun sequence DNA window includes the following coding sequences:
- the LOC135504613 gene encoding poly(rC)-binding protein 2 isoform X1 produces MDTGVIEGGLNVTLTIRLLMHGKEVGSIIGKKGESVKKMREESGARINISEGNCPERIITLAGPTTAIFKAFSMIIEKLEEDISSSMTNSTATSQPPVTLRIVVPASQCGSLIGKGGCKIKEIRESTGAQVQVAGDMLPNSTERAITIAGTPQSIIECVKQICVVMLEVSPPKGVTIPYRPKPSGSPVIFAGGQAYAVQGQHAIPQPDVSEGHSLTKLHQLAMQQSPFPIAPNNQGFQAGMDASAQTGSHELTIPNDLIGCIIGRQGAKINEIRQMSGAQIKIANPVEGSSDRQVTITGSPASISLAEYLINARLSSEATGLAAN; encoded by the exons GAAGTTGGAAGCATTATTGGCAAG AAAGGAGAGTCTGtgaagaagatgagagaggag AGTGGCGCTCGTATCAACATCTCTGAGGGGAACTGCCCAGAGAGGATCATCACCCTGGCAGGCCCCACCACCGCCATCTTTAAAGCCTTTTCCATGATCATCGAGAAGCTGGAGGAG GACATCAGCAGCTCGATGACTAACAGCACGGCCACCAGCCAACCGCCAGTCACCCTGCGCATCGTTGTGCCTGCCAGCCAGTGTGGCTCCCTCATCGGCAAGGGCGGCTGCAAGATCAAAGAGATCAGAGAG tcgacAGGAGCTCAGGTACAGGTGGCAGGGGACATGCTGCCTAACTCCACAGAGCGTGCCATCACCATTGCAGGGACCCCCCAGTCCATCATTGAGTGTGTCAAGCAGATCTGTGTCGTCATGCTCGAGGTA TCTCCGCCTAAGGGTGTAACCATCCCTTACAGGCCCAAACCCTCAGGCTCTCCTGTCATATTTGCGGGAGGTCAG GCATACGCTGTCCAAGGACAGCACGCCATTCCACAGCCTGACGTAAGTGAAGGTCATTCT cttaCTAAACTCCACCAGCTGGCCATGCAGCAGAGCCCTTTCCCCATTGCTCCCAACAACCAGGGTTTCCAGG CTGGGATGGATGCTTCTGCacaaactggttcccatgagctGACCATTCCAAATGAT TTGATTGGCTGCATCATTGGCCGTCAGGGGGCTAAGATCAATGAGATCCGCCAGATGTCCGGGGCTCAGATCAAGATTGCCAACCCAGTGGAGGGCTCTTCTGACAGGCAGGTGACCATCACCGGCTCCCCTGCCAGCATCAGCCTGGCTGAGTACCTGATCAACGCCAG GCTGTCATCTGAAGCTACTGGACTGGCAGCCAACTGA
- the LOC135504613 gene encoding poly(rC)-binding protein 2 isoform X4: MDTGVIEGGLNVTLTIRLLMHGKEVGSIIGKKGESVKKMREESGARINISEGNCPERIITLAGPTTAIFKAFSMIIEKLEEDISSSMTNSTATSQPPVTLRIVVPASQCGSLIGKGGCKIKEIRESTGAQVQVAGDMLPNSTERAITIAGTPQSIIECVKQICVVMLESPPKGVTIPYRPKPSGSPVIFAGGQAYAVQGQHAIPQPDLTKLHQLAMQQSPFPIAPNNQGFQAGMDASAQTGSHELTIPNDLIGCIIGRQGAKINEIRQMSGAQIKIANPVEGSSDRQVTITGSPASISLAEYLINARLSSEATGLAAN, translated from the exons GAAGTTGGAAGCATTATTGGCAAG AAAGGAGAGTCTGtgaagaagatgagagaggag AGTGGCGCTCGTATCAACATCTCTGAGGGGAACTGCCCAGAGAGGATCATCACCCTGGCAGGCCCCACCACCGCCATCTTTAAAGCCTTTTCCATGATCATCGAGAAGCTGGAGGAG GACATCAGCAGCTCGATGACTAACAGCACGGCCACCAGCCAACCGCCAGTCACCCTGCGCATCGTTGTGCCTGCCAGCCAGTGTGGCTCCCTCATCGGCAAGGGCGGCTGCAAGATCAAAGAGATCAGAGAG tcgacAGGAGCTCAGGTACAGGTGGCAGGGGACATGCTGCCTAACTCCACAGAGCGTGCCATCACCATTGCAGGGACCCCCCAGTCCATCATTGAGTGTGTCAAGCAGATCTGTGTCGTCATGCTCGAG TCTCCGCCTAAGGGTGTAACCATCCCTTACAGGCCCAAACCCTCAGGCTCTCCTGTCATATTTGCGGGAGGTCAG GCATACGCTGTCCAAGGACAGCACGCCATTCCACAGCCTGAC cttaCTAAACTCCACCAGCTGGCCATGCAGCAGAGCCCTTTCCCCATTGCTCCCAACAACCAGGGTTTCCAGG CTGGGATGGATGCTTCTGCacaaactggttcccatgagctGACCATTCCAAATGAT TTGATTGGCTGCATCATTGGCCGTCAGGGGGCTAAGATCAATGAGATCCGCCAGATGTCCGGGGCTCAGATCAAGATTGCCAACCCAGTGGAGGGCTCTTCTGACAGGCAGGTGACCATCACCGGCTCCCCTGCCAGCATCAGCCTGGCTGAGTACCTGATCAACGCCAG GCTGTCATCTGAAGCTACTGGACTGGCAGCCAACTGA
- the LOC135504613 gene encoding poly(rC)-binding protein 2 isoform X3, translated as MDTGVIEGGLNVTLTIRLLMHGKEVGSIIGKKGESVKKMREESGARINISEGNCPERIITLAGPTTAIFKAFSMIIEKLEEDISSSMTNSTATSQPPVTLRIVVPASQCGSLIGKGGCKIKEIRESTGAQVQVAGDMLPNSTERAITIAGTPQSIIECVKQICVVMLEVSPPKGVTIPYRPKPSGSPVIFAGGQAYAVQGQHAIPQPDLTKLHQLAMQQSPFPIAPNNQGFQAGMDASAQTGSHELTIPNDLIGCIIGRQGAKINEIRQMSGAQIKIANPVEGSSDRQVTITGSPASISLAEYLINARLSSEATGLAAN; from the exons GAAGTTGGAAGCATTATTGGCAAG AAAGGAGAGTCTGtgaagaagatgagagaggag AGTGGCGCTCGTATCAACATCTCTGAGGGGAACTGCCCAGAGAGGATCATCACCCTGGCAGGCCCCACCACCGCCATCTTTAAAGCCTTTTCCATGATCATCGAGAAGCTGGAGGAG GACATCAGCAGCTCGATGACTAACAGCACGGCCACCAGCCAACCGCCAGTCACCCTGCGCATCGTTGTGCCTGCCAGCCAGTGTGGCTCCCTCATCGGCAAGGGCGGCTGCAAGATCAAAGAGATCAGAGAG tcgacAGGAGCTCAGGTACAGGTGGCAGGGGACATGCTGCCTAACTCCACAGAGCGTGCCATCACCATTGCAGGGACCCCCCAGTCCATCATTGAGTGTGTCAAGCAGATCTGTGTCGTCATGCTCGAGGTA TCTCCGCCTAAGGGTGTAACCATCCCTTACAGGCCCAAACCCTCAGGCTCTCCTGTCATATTTGCGGGAGGTCAG GCATACGCTGTCCAAGGACAGCACGCCATTCCACAGCCTGAC cttaCTAAACTCCACCAGCTGGCCATGCAGCAGAGCCCTTTCCCCATTGCTCCCAACAACCAGGGTTTCCAGG CTGGGATGGATGCTTCTGCacaaactggttcccatgagctGACCATTCCAAATGAT TTGATTGGCTGCATCATTGGCCGTCAGGGGGCTAAGATCAATGAGATCCGCCAGATGTCCGGGGCTCAGATCAAGATTGCCAACCCAGTGGAGGGCTCTTCTGACAGGCAGGTGACCATCACCGGCTCCCCTGCCAGCATCAGCCTGGCTGAGTACCTGATCAACGCCAG GCTGTCATCTGAAGCTACTGGACTGGCAGCCAACTGA
- the LOC135504613 gene encoding poly(rC)-binding protein 2 isoform X2 — MDTGVIEGGLNVTLTIRLLMHGKEVGSIIGKKGESVKKMREESGARINISEGNCPERIITLAGPTTAIFKAFSMIIEKLEEDISSSMTNSTATSQPPVTLRIVVPASQCGSLIGKGGCKIKEIRESTGAQVQVAGDMLPNSTERAITIAGTPQSIIECVKQICVVMLESPPKGVTIPYRPKPSGSPVIFAGGQAYAVQGQHAIPQPDVSEGHSLTKLHQLAMQQSPFPIAPNNQGFQAGMDASAQTGSHELTIPNDLIGCIIGRQGAKINEIRQMSGAQIKIANPVEGSSDRQVTITGSPASISLAEYLINARLSSEATGLAAN, encoded by the exons GAAGTTGGAAGCATTATTGGCAAG AAAGGAGAGTCTGtgaagaagatgagagaggag AGTGGCGCTCGTATCAACATCTCTGAGGGGAACTGCCCAGAGAGGATCATCACCCTGGCAGGCCCCACCACCGCCATCTTTAAAGCCTTTTCCATGATCATCGAGAAGCTGGAGGAG GACATCAGCAGCTCGATGACTAACAGCACGGCCACCAGCCAACCGCCAGTCACCCTGCGCATCGTTGTGCCTGCCAGCCAGTGTGGCTCCCTCATCGGCAAGGGCGGCTGCAAGATCAAAGAGATCAGAGAG tcgacAGGAGCTCAGGTACAGGTGGCAGGGGACATGCTGCCTAACTCCACAGAGCGTGCCATCACCATTGCAGGGACCCCCCAGTCCATCATTGAGTGTGTCAAGCAGATCTGTGTCGTCATGCTCGAG TCTCCGCCTAAGGGTGTAACCATCCCTTACAGGCCCAAACCCTCAGGCTCTCCTGTCATATTTGCGGGAGGTCAG GCATACGCTGTCCAAGGACAGCACGCCATTCCACAGCCTGACGTAAGTGAAGGTCATTCT cttaCTAAACTCCACCAGCTGGCCATGCAGCAGAGCCCTTTCCCCATTGCTCCCAACAACCAGGGTTTCCAGG CTGGGATGGATGCTTCTGCacaaactggttcccatgagctGACCATTCCAAATGAT TTGATTGGCTGCATCATTGGCCGTCAGGGGGCTAAGATCAATGAGATCCGCCAGATGTCCGGGGCTCAGATCAAGATTGCCAACCCAGTGGAGGGCTCTTCTGACAGGCAGGTGACCATCACCGGCTCCCCTGCCAGCATCAGCCTGGCTGAGTACCTGATCAACGCCAG GCTGTCATCTGAAGCTACTGGACTGGCAGCCAACTGA